In Primulina eburnea isolate SZY01 chromosome 3, ASM2296580v1, whole genome shotgun sequence, one DNA window encodes the following:
- the LOC140825861 gene encoding uncharacterized protein isoform X2, producing MSASSKFELSSASPDRPLYASGHRGPYGAATLDRSSSFRENMENPLLSSLPNMTRSTSSVTQGDVLNFFQCVRFDPKSMVVEHKLNRPAEFKRFASAAVGFPLEDSLTAPTKSKLSTPAPEDLRRLKSGVRESGTKARERVKILNDCLSVINKCFPTIPSRKRSRLDTLSNDRSNTLLSIDRTTGMGIGKIGSQNHVSTSGFELEQQKADERSKNAFPNKRTRTSMVDVRTEMRASTPSKPPGTMDKDRDAVRLSNSSVVQGDERSLSISVDGWEKAKMKKKRTGIKPDVTLSSMTTKPVDGYRETKQGMQPRLPTEARSRLNDSHGSRPGVANGGLAVGKAEATSQTSSGIRSSISRTDSDNSSLLHERRERPSGQEKERVNLKAVNKASSREDLSSGSPTSNSKLNANIRAPRSGLVGGVSKLSQVAQRSTSSDDWELSNCTSKLPSVFGDNNRKRTPSARSTSPPVTNWVQRPQKISRTARRTNLSPIVPGNDENPALDTAEVMVNERRLPAHSPQHVKIKGDSFSPAALSETEESGAPEIKSRDKNKKCDEIDEKSGQNVQKMSTVLLPPRKSKGACEDDRGDGVRRQGRTGRGVTSSRPLLPLTAERLGGVGTTKQIRSSRLGVDKTERAGRPPTRKLSDRKAYTRQKHMAMSMTADFLAVGSDNGHEELLAAANAVTNRGQSLSSLFWREMEPLFRFISDADISYLKEQVTLRSAVDNQAAAPFAADSSTSIPNGCKLDEYKEIETINVEVSPERLGSRAKTHNGISLFQRLIAALIPEEGNQELNCSMEDLKHDVDESRNKMEDDMVSDIFFPKMCRSSGLSGYPSSNGNVVNANGNSIYELNHTMPENNILSMPNTVFIPNHDHAQNGLVSDQVLPGTTCSEYQYYSIPADERLLAEVHSIGIYPDLVNGDEDINEDIGEMDHKYQEQVSKKKRLLGKLLSSASEAKELQEKEFEGRALENLVAMAYTKYRNCRGSNVHGMKSATGKMAKQAALAFVKRTLVRCQEFEATGKSCFDEPLYRDIFLAGVSRLTDEQPRNLNTDSEFGEPYLRTSGGSLEVRAAAHLGAQQSPSNNQEMYYSDLFPSSNLGSEPNSGQEDSWSNRVKRRELLLDEVGVSTSPGAPSCLRGSLVCSAKGKRTERDREGKGNSREVLSRSGTAKIGRPASATVKGERKSKAKPKQKNVNLSASINGPLGKMAEQRKGLLPSTLKSNDISGGDVNQILEEPIDLSGLQLPDMDPRDFGGQGEDIGSWLDIEDDGLQDHDYMGGLEIPMDDLANLNMMI from the exons ATGTCAGCTTCAAGCAAGTTTGAACTTTCTTCTGCTAGCCCAGATAGGCCACTATATGCATCTGGGCATCGTGGACCCTATGGTGCTGCTACATTGGACAGATCCAGTAGTTTTCGCGAGAACATGGAGAACCCGCTTTTATCTAGCCTACCAAATATGACAAGAAGCACTTCATCTGTAACTCAAGGGGACGTGCTTAATTTTTTCCAATGTGTGCGTTTTGATCCGAAATCTATGGTGGTTGAGCATAAGCTGAATCGACCTGCGGAATTTAAGAGGTTTGCAAGTGCTGCTGTTGGATTTCCTTTGGAAGATTCTCTTACAGCACCTACAAAAAGCAAACTGTCTACTCCTGCCCCAGAGGATCTCAGACGACTCAAATCTGGTGTGCGGGAGAGTGGGACTAAAGCTAG GGAACGAGTGAAGATATTGAACGACTGTTTATCGGTAATCAATAAGTGTTTCCCAACCATTCCATCCAGAAAGAGATCCCGGCTGGATACCCTGTCTAACGACCGATCAAACACATTGTTGTCAATTGATCGTACTACAGGAATGGGCATTGGTAAAATTGGATCTCAAAATCACGTGAGTACAAGTGGTTTTGAATTGGAGCAGCAAAAAGCTGATGAAAGATCCAAAAATGCCTTTCCAAACAAGCGTACTCGAACTTCCATGGTTGATGTCAGG ACGGAAATGCGCGCCAGTACCCCGTCAAAGCCACCTGGAACTATGGACAAGGACAGGGATGCTGTAAGACTCTCCAACAGCAGTGTAGTTCAGGGTGATGAGCGTTCTTTATCAATTAGTGTTGATGGTTGGGAGAAggcaaaaatgaagaaaaagcgTACTGGAATAAAGCCAGACGTTACTCTCAGTTCCATGACAACAAAACCTGTTGATGGTTATCGGGAAACCAAACAAGGAATGCAGCCAAGGCTTCCTACTGAAGCTCGTTCAAGGTTGAATGATTCTCATGGCTCTAG ACCTGGAGTTGCTAATGGAGGTTTGGCAGTAGGAAAAGCTGAAGCCACCTCCCAGACCAGCTCAGGCATTCGTTCTTCTATTTCCAGAACTGATTCAGACAATAGTTCCCTTCTCCATGAGAGGAGAGAACGTCCAAGTGGTCAAGAGAAAGAAAGGGTGAATCTGAAAGCTGTAAACAA GGCAAGTTCCCGAGAAGATTTAAGTTCAGGCAGCCCTACCTCAAACTCAAAGTTGAATGCTAACATACGTGCCCCACGGTCTGGTTTAGTTGGTGGGGTTTCCAAGTTGTCTCAAGTGGCACAACGTTCCACGTCTTCTGATGATTGGGAATTATCTAATTGCACTAGTAAACTTCCTAGTGTCTTTGGGGATAACAATCGGAAGCGTACACCTTCTGCGCGGTCTACATCTCCTCCAGTTACCAATTGGGTTCAGAGGCCACAGAAGATTTCGCGAACTGCAAGAAGAACTAATTTATCACCCATTGTTCCTGGAAATGACGAGAACCCTGCTTTGGATACTGCTGAAGTGATGGTAAATGAAAGGCGTTTGCCTGCTCATTCTCCTCAGCATGTTAAAATAAAAGGTGACAGTTTCTCTCCAGCTGCATTATCTGAAACTGAGGAATCAGGTGCTCCTGAAATTAAGTCAAGAGACAAGAATAAGAAATGTGATGAGATCGAtgagaaaagtggtcagaatgTCCAGAAAATGTCAACCGTACTCTTACCGCCAAGAAAAAGTAAGGGCGCCTGTGAGGATGATCGTGGGGATGGTGTCAGAAGGCAAGGCAGAACAGGTCGGGGAGTGACTTCATCAAGACCCCTCTTGCCTTTAACAGCTGAGAGGCTTGGTGGTGTGGGAACAACAAAACAAATTAGAAGTTCCAGACTTGGTGTTGACAAGACTGAAAG AGCTGGTCGGCCACCTACAAGAAAGCTTTCTGACAGGAAAGCATATACACGTCAAAAGCATATGGCTATGAGTATGACAGCAGATTTCCTGG cagttggttctgataaTGGACATGAAGAGCTCTTGGCTGCTGCAAATGCTGTTACGAACAGAG GCCAATCCCTTTCTAGCCTGTTCTGGAGGGAGATGGAGCCTTTGTTTCGTTTTATATCTGATGCAGACATCTCCTATTTGAAAGAACAG GTGACCCTTCGTTCAGCTGTAGATAATCAAGCAGCAGCACCCTTTGCTGCAGATAGTTCGACTTCAATACCTAATGGCTGCAAGCTAGATGAGTATAAGGAGATCGAAACAATAAATGTTGAGGTTAGCCCAGAACGTTTAGGTTCAAGAGCAAAGACACACAATGGTATCTCCCTGTTCCAGAGACTTATTGCAGCTTTGATTCCTGAAGAAGGAAATCAAGAGCTTAACTGCAGTATGGAAGACCTCAAGCACGATGTCGATGAATCACGAAATAAGATGGAAGATGATATGGTATCggatattttcttcccaaagaTGTGTCGAAGTAGTGGCCTTTCTGGTTATCCTTCTTCAAATGGAAATGTTGTAAATGCTAACGGTAATTCTATTTATGAGCTGAACCACACTATGCCAGAAAACAATATTTTATCCATGCCGAACACCGTTTTTATTCCAAACCATGATCATGCGCAAAATGGTTTAGTTTCGGACCAAGTATTGCCTGGCACAACATGCTCCGAGTATCAATACTATAGCATTCCAGCGGATGAACGACTTCTTGCGGAGGTTCACAGTATTGGAATCTATCCAGATCTAGTG AATGGAGATGAAGACATAAACGAAGATATTGGTGAAATGGATCACAAGTACCAGGAACAG GTGTCCAAGAAGAAAAGACTACTTGGAAAACTACTAAGTTCTGCTTCTGAGGCTAAAGAACTCCAGGAAAA GGAATTTGAAGGACGTGCTCTTGAGAATCTTGTGGCAATGGCTTATACAAAGTACAGG AATTGCCGGGGTTCTAATGTTCACGGGATGAAGAGTGCTACTGGTAAAATGGCCAAACAAGCTGCCTTAGCTTTTGTTAAGCGCACACTGGTACGGTGCCAGGAATTTGAGGCAACCGGAAAGAGTTGCTTTGATGAACCATTGTACAGGGATATTTTCCTTGCTGGAGTATCACGGCTCACTGATGAACAACCTCGAAATTTAAACACTGATAGTGAATTTGGCGAACCTTATCTTAGGACATCTGGTGGCTCTTTGGAAGTTAGAGCTGCAG CTCATCTGGGTGCGCAGCAGAGTCCTTCAAACAATCAGGAAATGTATTATTCTGACTTGTTCCCCTCATCAAATTTGGGGTCCGAACCAAATTCTGGTCAAGAAGACAGTTGGTCAAATAGAGTGAAAAGGAGGGAACTACTACTTGACGAAGTTGGTGTTAGCACATCTCCAGGTGCCCCATCATGCCTTAGAGGTTCGCTTGTATGCAGTGCAAAAGGAAAAAGGACTGAGAGGGACAGAGAAGGGAAGGGAAATAGCAGGGAGGTATTGTCCAGAAGTGGAACTGCTAAAATTGGTCGCCCTGCATCGGCCACTGTCAAGGGTGAGAGGAAGTCCAAGGCAAAACCTAAGCAGAAAAATGTTAATTTATCTGCTTCTATTAATGGTCCTCTAGGAAAGATGGCGGAACAGAGAAAAGGATTGTTGCCATCGACACTTAAATCAAATGATATCAGTGGAGGAGATGTTAACCAGATATTGGAGGAGCCAATTGATTTATCTGGGCTGCAACTCCCTGACATGGATCCGCGTGATTTTGGTGGTCAAGGAGAAGATATAGGATCATGGTTGGATATAGAAGATGATGGATTACAAGATCATGATTATATGGGTGGCCTTGAAATACCAATGGATGACCTGGCGAACTTAAATATGATGATTTGA
- the LOC140825861 gene encoding uncharacterized protein isoform X3, giving the protein MSASSKFELSSASPDRPLYASGHRGPYGAATLDRSSSFRENMENPLLSSLPNMTRSTSSVTQGDVLNFFQCVRFDPKSMVVEHKLNRPAEFKRFASAAVGFPLEDSLTAPTKSKLSTPAPEDLRRLKSGVRESGTKARERVKILNDCLSVINKCFPTIPSRKRSRLDTLSNDRSNTLLSIDRTTGMGIGKIGSQNHVSTSGFELEQQKADERSKNAFPNKRTRTSMVDVRTEMRASTPSKPPGTMDKDRDAVRLSNSSVVQGDERSLSISVDGWEKAKMKKKRTGIKPDVTLSSMTTKPVDGYRETKQGMQPRLPTEARSRLNDSHGSRPGVANGGLAVGKAEATSQTSSGIRSSISRTDSDNSSLLHERRERPSGQEKERVNLKAVNKASSREDLSSGSPTSNSKLNANIRAPRSGLVGGVSKLSQVAQRSTSSDDWELSNCTSKLPSVFGDNNRKRTPSARSTSPPVTNWVQRPQKISRTARRTNLSPIVPGNDENPALDTAEVMVNERRLPAHSPQHVKIKGDSFSPAALSETEESGAPEIKSRDKNKKCDEIDEKSGQNVQKMSTVLLPPRKSKGACEDDRGDGVRRQGRTGRGVTSSRPLLPLTAERLGGVGTTKQIRSSRLGVDKTESRAGRPPTRKLSDRKAYTRQKHMAMSMTADFLVGSDNGHEELLAAANAVTNRGQSLSSLFWREMEPLFRFISDADISYLKEQVTLRSAVDNQAAAPFAADSSTSIPNGCKLDEYKEIETINVEVSPERLGSRAKTHNGISLFQRLIAALIPEEGNQELNCSMEDLKHDVDESRNKMEDDMVSDIFFPKMCRSSGLSGYPSSNGNVVNANGNSIYELNHTMPENNILSMPNTVFIPNHDHAQNGLVSDQVLPGTTCSEYQYYSIPADERLLAEVHSIGIYPDLVNGDEDINEDIGEMDHKYQEQVSKKKRLLGKLLSSASEAKELQEKEFEGRALENLVAMAYTKYRNCRGSNVHGMKSATGKMAKQAALAFVKRTLVRCQEFEATGKSCFDEPLYRDIFLAGVSRLTDEQPRNLNTDSEFGEPYLRTSGGSLEVRAAAHLGAQQSPSNNQEMYYSDLFPSSNLGSEPNSGQEDSWSNRVKRRELLLDEVGVSTSPGAPSCLRGSLVCSAKGKRTERDREGKGNSREVLSRSGTAKIGRPASATVKGERKSKAKPKQKNVNLSASINGPLGKMAEQRKGLLPSTLKSNDISGGDVNQILEEPIDLSGLQLPDMDPRDFGGQGEDIGSWLDIEDDGLQDHDYMGGLEIPMDDLANLNMMI; this is encoded by the exons ATGTCAGCTTCAAGCAAGTTTGAACTTTCTTCTGCTAGCCCAGATAGGCCACTATATGCATCTGGGCATCGTGGACCCTATGGTGCTGCTACATTGGACAGATCCAGTAGTTTTCGCGAGAACATGGAGAACCCGCTTTTATCTAGCCTACCAAATATGACAAGAAGCACTTCATCTGTAACTCAAGGGGACGTGCTTAATTTTTTCCAATGTGTGCGTTTTGATCCGAAATCTATGGTGGTTGAGCATAAGCTGAATCGACCTGCGGAATTTAAGAGGTTTGCAAGTGCTGCTGTTGGATTTCCTTTGGAAGATTCTCTTACAGCACCTACAAAAAGCAAACTGTCTACTCCTGCCCCAGAGGATCTCAGACGACTCAAATCTGGTGTGCGGGAGAGTGGGACTAAAGCTAG GGAACGAGTGAAGATATTGAACGACTGTTTATCGGTAATCAATAAGTGTTTCCCAACCATTCCATCCAGAAAGAGATCCCGGCTGGATACCCTGTCTAACGACCGATCAAACACATTGTTGTCAATTGATCGTACTACAGGAATGGGCATTGGTAAAATTGGATCTCAAAATCACGTGAGTACAAGTGGTTTTGAATTGGAGCAGCAAAAAGCTGATGAAAGATCCAAAAATGCCTTTCCAAACAAGCGTACTCGAACTTCCATGGTTGATGTCAGG ACGGAAATGCGCGCCAGTACCCCGTCAAAGCCACCTGGAACTATGGACAAGGACAGGGATGCTGTAAGACTCTCCAACAGCAGTGTAGTTCAGGGTGATGAGCGTTCTTTATCAATTAGTGTTGATGGTTGGGAGAAggcaaaaatgaagaaaaagcgTACTGGAATAAAGCCAGACGTTACTCTCAGTTCCATGACAACAAAACCTGTTGATGGTTATCGGGAAACCAAACAAGGAATGCAGCCAAGGCTTCCTACTGAAGCTCGTTCAAGGTTGAATGATTCTCATGGCTCTAG ACCTGGAGTTGCTAATGGAGGTTTGGCAGTAGGAAAAGCTGAAGCCACCTCCCAGACCAGCTCAGGCATTCGTTCTTCTATTTCCAGAACTGATTCAGACAATAGTTCCCTTCTCCATGAGAGGAGAGAACGTCCAAGTGGTCAAGAGAAAGAAAGGGTGAATCTGAAAGCTGTAAACAA GGCAAGTTCCCGAGAAGATTTAAGTTCAGGCAGCCCTACCTCAAACTCAAAGTTGAATGCTAACATACGTGCCCCACGGTCTGGTTTAGTTGGTGGGGTTTCCAAGTTGTCTCAAGTGGCACAACGTTCCACGTCTTCTGATGATTGGGAATTATCTAATTGCACTAGTAAACTTCCTAGTGTCTTTGGGGATAACAATCGGAAGCGTACACCTTCTGCGCGGTCTACATCTCCTCCAGTTACCAATTGGGTTCAGAGGCCACAGAAGATTTCGCGAACTGCAAGAAGAACTAATTTATCACCCATTGTTCCTGGAAATGACGAGAACCCTGCTTTGGATACTGCTGAAGTGATGGTAAATGAAAGGCGTTTGCCTGCTCATTCTCCTCAGCATGTTAAAATAAAAGGTGACAGTTTCTCTCCAGCTGCATTATCTGAAACTGAGGAATCAGGTGCTCCTGAAATTAAGTCAAGAGACAAGAATAAGAAATGTGATGAGATCGAtgagaaaagtggtcagaatgTCCAGAAAATGTCAACCGTACTCTTACCGCCAAGAAAAAGTAAGGGCGCCTGTGAGGATGATCGTGGGGATGGTGTCAGAAGGCAAGGCAGAACAGGTCGGGGAGTGACTTCATCAAGACCCCTCTTGCCTTTAACAGCTGAGAGGCTTGGTGGTGTGGGAACAACAAAACAAATTAGAAGTTCCAGACTTGGTGTTGACAAGACTGAAAG CAGAGCTGGTCGGCCACCTACAAGAAAGCTTTCTGACAGGAAAGCATATACACGTCAAAAGCATATGGCTATGAGTATGACAGCAGATTTCCTGG ttggttctgataaTGGACATGAAGAGCTCTTGGCTGCTGCAAATGCTGTTACGAACAGAG GCCAATCCCTTTCTAGCCTGTTCTGGAGGGAGATGGAGCCTTTGTTTCGTTTTATATCTGATGCAGACATCTCCTATTTGAAAGAACAG GTGACCCTTCGTTCAGCTGTAGATAATCAAGCAGCAGCACCCTTTGCTGCAGATAGTTCGACTTCAATACCTAATGGCTGCAAGCTAGATGAGTATAAGGAGATCGAAACAATAAATGTTGAGGTTAGCCCAGAACGTTTAGGTTCAAGAGCAAAGACACACAATGGTATCTCCCTGTTCCAGAGACTTATTGCAGCTTTGATTCCTGAAGAAGGAAATCAAGAGCTTAACTGCAGTATGGAAGACCTCAAGCACGATGTCGATGAATCACGAAATAAGATGGAAGATGATATGGTATCggatattttcttcccaaagaTGTGTCGAAGTAGTGGCCTTTCTGGTTATCCTTCTTCAAATGGAAATGTTGTAAATGCTAACGGTAATTCTATTTATGAGCTGAACCACACTATGCCAGAAAACAATATTTTATCCATGCCGAACACCGTTTTTATTCCAAACCATGATCATGCGCAAAATGGTTTAGTTTCGGACCAAGTATTGCCTGGCACAACATGCTCCGAGTATCAATACTATAGCATTCCAGCGGATGAACGACTTCTTGCGGAGGTTCACAGTATTGGAATCTATCCAGATCTAGTG AATGGAGATGAAGACATAAACGAAGATATTGGTGAAATGGATCACAAGTACCAGGAACAG GTGTCCAAGAAGAAAAGACTACTTGGAAAACTACTAAGTTCTGCTTCTGAGGCTAAAGAACTCCAGGAAAA GGAATTTGAAGGACGTGCTCTTGAGAATCTTGTGGCAATGGCTTATACAAAGTACAGG AATTGCCGGGGTTCTAATGTTCACGGGATGAAGAGTGCTACTGGTAAAATGGCCAAACAAGCTGCCTTAGCTTTTGTTAAGCGCACACTGGTACGGTGCCAGGAATTTGAGGCAACCGGAAAGAGTTGCTTTGATGAACCATTGTACAGGGATATTTTCCTTGCTGGAGTATCACGGCTCACTGATGAACAACCTCGAAATTTAAACACTGATAGTGAATTTGGCGAACCTTATCTTAGGACATCTGGTGGCTCTTTGGAAGTTAGAGCTGCAG CTCATCTGGGTGCGCAGCAGAGTCCTTCAAACAATCAGGAAATGTATTATTCTGACTTGTTCCCCTCATCAAATTTGGGGTCCGAACCAAATTCTGGTCAAGAAGACAGTTGGTCAAATAGAGTGAAAAGGAGGGAACTACTACTTGACGAAGTTGGTGTTAGCACATCTCCAGGTGCCCCATCATGCCTTAGAGGTTCGCTTGTATGCAGTGCAAAAGGAAAAAGGACTGAGAGGGACAGAGAAGGGAAGGGAAATAGCAGGGAGGTATTGTCCAGAAGTGGAACTGCTAAAATTGGTCGCCCTGCATCGGCCACTGTCAAGGGTGAGAGGAAGTCCAAGGCAAAACCTAAGCAGAAAAATGTTAATTTATCTGCTTCTATTAATGGTCCTCTAGGAAAGATGGCGGAACAGAGAAAAGGATTGTTGCCATCGACACTTAAATCAAATGATATCAGTGGAGGAGATGTTAACCAGATATTGGAGGAGCCAATTGATTTATCTGGGCTGCAACTCCCTGACATGGATCCGCGTGATTTTGGTGGTCAAGGAGAAGATATAGGATCATGGTTGGATATAGAAGATGATGGATTACAAGATCATGATTATATGGGTGGCCTTGAAATACCAATGGATGACCTGGCGAACTTAAATATGATGATTTGA